The window TCGTTGTCAATCGTGTCTCGCAACTCAAGAGCAAGACCGAAGGCTACGACGCCAACGCCGACAAGTATTGCGACTTGATCGCTGCGGGTATCGTTGACCCAGCCAAGGTGGTTCGTACCTCGCTGACCAATGCTGCCTCTGTAGCCGCACTCTTGCTGACGACCGAATCGCTGATCGTGGAAATTCCTGTTGAGGAAGAAGACGGCGGCGGCGACCACCATGACCACGGCATGGGCGGTGGCATGGGAGGAATGGGCGGCATGGACATGGGTGGCATGGGCGGAATGGGTGGCATGGGCGGCATGATGTAGTTCATGCCGCAGAGCACTCCCGTCTCTGCAACCGAGCCACCATCGGTAGCTCCCGCAATTTCGGTAGCGGATCTTAACAAAGGATCCCTACCTGGGATCCCTCACCGGGCCCACACGTTCATCTTCAATCAATCAACCAATCTTAACATTTAGGAATTTCACACATGGCAGCGACCAAGACCATCAGCCTCCGCCCACTCGACGACCGCGTAATCGTGCAACCCAACGAAGCCGAACAAACCACCGCTGGCGGCATCGTGCTTCCCGACTCGGCCCGTGAAAAGCCACAGCGTGGCACCGTCGTGGCTGTGGGCCCTGGCAAATTGCTCGATAGCGGCAACCGTGGCGAACTCAGCGTGGCCGTTGGTGACGTAGTGATCTACGGCAAGTACGGCGGCAGTGAAATCGAAGTTGACGGCCAAGAGCTGAAGATCCTTCGTGAAAGCGACATCTTGGCCAAGATTGCCTGAGATCTGTTCGCTCGCTTTCCTCCCTTCCATTTTACATTCACTTAGGAATCTCAACCGTGGCAAAACAATTGCTATTTGAGGACCACGCTCGGGCACGCATGCTGGCCGGTGTGGATAAACTCGCCAACGCGGTCGCGGTCACCATGGGCCCCACCGGCCGCAACGTGATCATCGACAAATCCTTCGGCGGCCCTACCGTCACCAAAGACGGCGTGACCGTTGCCAAGGAAATCGAACTGGAAGACCGGTTCGAGAACATGGGTGCCAAGCTCGTCATCGAAGTCGCTCAGAAGACCAGTGACTTGGCTGGTGATGGAACCACCACCGCCACCGTGCTCGCCCGTGCGATCTTCAAAGAAGGTCTGCGAAACATCGTCGCCGGTAGCAACCCGACGGCGATTCGCCGCGGCATCGAAAAAGCCGTTTCGGCTGCCTGCGAGAAACTCGTCGAAATGGGTCGCCCGGTCAGTGGCAAAGAGGAAGTTGCCCACGTCGGTGCAATCTCTGCAAACAATGACAGCCAGATCGGCAACCTACTCGCCGACGCGCTCGAGCGTGTGGGCAAGGACGGCGTGATCACTGTTGAAGAGGGTAAGAGCCGCTCGATGGAAGTTGAGTACGTTGACGGCATGCAGTTCGACAAGGGCTACATCTCGCCGTACTTCATCAATGAACCAGGCACGATGGAAGCGTCTCTCGAGAACGCCCTCGTCTTGCTCTACGAGAAGAAGATCAGCAACATTCGGGATCTCGTCCCCTTGTTGGAGAAGTCGGCGCAAACCGGCCAGCCTCTGCTGATCATCGCCGAAGACGTTGACGCCGAAGCACTCACGCTGCTCGTTGTTAACAAACTCCGGGGCACGCTCAACGTGTGTGCGGTGAAAGCCCCCGGTTTCGGCGATCGCCGCAAATCCATGCTCGGTGACATCGCCACTCTGACCGGCGGTACGCTGATCAGCGACGATCTCGGCATTCAGCTCGAAAATGTCACGCTCGAACAACTCGGTCGCGCCAAAAAGGTCACCGTCGACAAGGGTCACACGACCATCGTCGAAGGGGCTGGCAAACGCGAGGACATCGACAAGCGGGTTTCACAAATCCGTGCTCAGATCGAGCAAACCGACAGCGATTACGACAAGGAAAAGTTCCAAGAACGGCTTGCCAAACTCGCCGGTGGTGTCGCCGTGATCAGCGTCGGTGCGGAAACCGAAGCTGAGATGAAGCAAACCAAGGCTCGCCTGGAAGACGCTCTTCACGCGACCCGTGCAGCGGTCGAAGAAGGCGTCCTGCCCGGTGGTGGCGTCGCTCTCGTTTACTGCCGCGAGGCAGTCGAAGCGGCACTCAAGAAAGCCAAGGGCGACGAAAAGGTTGGTGTCAACATCGTACTCCGCGCTCTCGACGCTCCCATGCGTCAGATCGCTGACAACGGTGGCATCGACGGCAGCGTGGTCGTTGACGAAGTACTGCAGAAGAACAACCCCAAGATCGGCTTCAACGCTCACACCGGTGAGTATACCGACATGATCAAGGCTGGCGTCATCGACCCAGTGAAGGTTGTTCGTACAGCGTTGACCAACGCGGCCAGCATCGCCGGATTGTTGCTCACCACCGAAGCGCTCGTTACCAATTACGAGCAGGAAGACAAGGACAAACGACCCGTTGAAGGCGTTGTTAGCTAGTCTGGATCAATCACACCACCTTCCCCGGCCCTGTCGGGGAAGGTGGTTTTGTTCCAAAATTAAGGCCTTCGAGTAGGCGTGTCTCTCCGAGACGCGCGTCCGAGACATAGCCCCGTGTCTCCGATACATATGCCCGAGTCTCGGAGAGACTCGGCTACTCACCGCGGGTATCTGTTCATCCAGGCCTTCAAATCCCCTTCACTTGCACCCGGTTCCATGGCAACCAAGACTTGTTACTACGAGATCCTCCGCGTCGAGCGATCTTCCACCAAGCAACAGATTGATCGTGCCTACCGCAAGCTAGCGATTAAGTACCACCCTGATTCCAACAAGGGTGAAGACGCCGTGGCACGCTTCAAGGAAGCGACCGAAGCCTACGAGGTACTCAGTGATCAGTCGAAGCGGTCTCGCTATGATCAGTATGGACACGCGGGCGTCGAAGGCTCCACGCAACAGTACGGAGACGTCGAAGACATTTTTGAAGCTTTCGGCGATCTCTTTGGCGGCGGCTTCGGGGACTTTTTTGGTGGCGGAGGTCGTCGCGGAGGTGGTGGTCGCAAACGTGTCCGACGCGGTGCCGATGTTCGCTGTGATGTTTCTTTAACTCTTGAGGAAGCTGCGCGGGGTTGTCATAAGGACATCTCGTTCCGCCGCCGAGTCGCCTGCGACACCTGCGACGGCAGTGGAGCCGCTCCCGGCAGTGAACCGGTCACCTGCACGATGTGCGGCGGACATGGCCAAGTCATCCAGTCGGCGGGCATTCTCCGCGTCCAAACGACGTGCCCCACCTGTCAGGGTGCGGGAAAACAGATCAGCCAACCCTGTGGGAACTGCCGAGGCACAGGCTTGCAGAACGAAAAGGCCGAACTGAATGTAGAGATCCCTGCCGGCGTCGACGATGGCATGCGTGTGCGACTGCAGGGCGAAGGCGAACCGAGCCCCGATGGCGGACCAGCAGGTGACTGCTATTGCTTCATCGCGGTCAAGCCACACAGTCTATTCAAACGCGATGGCAAGCATCTCGTTCTGCAACTGCCGATCGCCTATGCCCAAGCGGCACTGGGAGCGGAAATTGAGGTTCCTACGCTCAACGGTCCTCATCAACTCACCGTTCCTGCAGGCACGCAGAGCGGTGAAGTGTTTACCGTTCGTGGGCAAGGCATCGTGGATCACCGCAGTGGCCGCAATGGCGATCTGCTCGTCCAAGTATTTATTGAAGTGCCGAAGAAGCTCAGTTCCGAGCAAGAAAAAATATTGCGTCAACTCGCCGACCTCGATCACGAGGCCGTCCTGCCTCAGCGAACCTCCTTTCTAGACAAACTCAGGCATTTTTTTGATCCTGAACCTGAAATCACGTCGGACACAAAATCATCATGAACGAAACCCAATCTCACCCTGAAGACGATGTTGACTTTGGCGGCGACATCCAAGCGCAGAACGAAGTTGAATCGGCAACCGATCAGGCACACGAATCTCTCGACGCGCCAGAGACGCGCGACGAGGAAATGATCCGCTTGCGGGCTGATGTCGATGCGGCGGATAAGCGCGTACTGCAAGCTCAAGCGGACGCGGAAAACTTCCGCAAGCGGATGCGACGTGACTACGAAGATCAATTGAAGTTTGCCGCGATGCCGCTGATCAACGACATCCTCCAAGTCCGCGACAACCTCCACCGCGCCATCGATGCCGCTGGAGCGAGCGGCGACGGCGGAACCTCGGCCGGCCTACGGGATGGCGTTGCAATGGTCGTCAAACAACTTGACGATACGCTGGCCAAGTATGGCGTCGAACCGATCCCCGCTGAGGGCGAAGAGTTCGACCCAAACTATCACGAAGCGATCTCACAAATGCCGCACCCCGAGATTGAATCTGGCAAGGTCGCCCATGTCGCCGGCGGTGGGTTCCGTATGCACGGACGAGTCATCCGCCCCGCGCAAGTCGTCGTCAGCACGGGCGCTCCGTAGCCACTTTTCTACATGGTTTTACGCAACGTCTTCCTGCCCGAACGCGGTTCGGGCAGGGTCGCATCACGCGTCGGAGGGTCGAGGTACGGCGACACACAGCTTTTGGGTCGATCTACGACACAGCCTGCCTTCGCCAACGGATCGCCAAGACGTTGGTGAACACGCGCCAGTGGACGCTCCTCAAACACGGATCGCGGCGTTGCGCGGCGGCGCCGCCCTTCGCTCATGAAGGTGTCCGGTACCTTCTTATCGGCTCCTGATGAAAGGTATCCGGTACCATGATCGAAAAAGACATCTTTCGGGCCCATTTTGACCTGGGCGAAGCGACGCGACAATTAATAGCAGTCGAATGTCGCACAGACCTCTGGAAATCGAATGGTTACGTCTCCTGCAACACAGAGTGATGATTCACCTTGCAAATATCAACGGGACCCAAAGAGCCACAATACTCAAGATCGTCGTCGCAGTCGGGTCCAGTGTCAGGCGGTTGGGCAACAACGTTCCCCACAACCGCCACTGTGCCGATGAACGCACCGATGATGGCAAACTGATAGGCAAGAGTGACGCGGATCATTCTCGCGACACCCGGCTGCCGACCGGGCGGAAACAGACAATATTCGCCACGACGGATTCCTGAGAGGGGTGGGACTCACAGGAGGATTCATGAAAGAACAAACCGCGCATCCACGCGCAAGACGATTCCGGTCCGAGCCAGACGCGACTTTGGTTTGGCAGAGGCGAGTCCTGCTCGCGTCACAGGCGAATCCCTAGACATTCTGTCGCCTGAAAGCTACCGTAGAGTCGGTGCCGTGCTGGACTGCTTCGCAGTCGCCACCCATCTCGCTTTTTTCGATTCCTCAGCCCATCTCTCTGCGTTGTAACACGACGATGCCCACTTACGATTACTTGTGCGAAGCCTGCGGCCATACGTTGGAAATTTTTCAAGGCATCCATGACGAGCCAGAAACTAAGTGCCCGGCTTGCAAAAAGAAAAAACTCAAACGGCAATTCGGAACTGGAGCCGCGATCGTCTTCAAGGGCAGCGGTTTTTATCAAACCGACTATCGCAGCGACAGTTACAAAAAAGGCGCCAAGGCCGAGGCGAAAAAATCAGAGTCAGCGAGCAAGCCCGAAAAATCATCGGGCAAAGAATCCAAATCCAGTACCCCAGCTAAGAAAGCGGAATAGGCTGCTGAATCCTGGCAAAATGACAGATGGTTTTCTGTCGTGCGGCGATGAAGCAGACTAATCTGGCAGTCTCGCGAGCAGTCTGGATTCTGCTCACTATTCTCCTGGCAAACTCGCTGGTGAGCCTGCGTTTCTCCCAGGGGCGAGAACTGGTCGAAGACGCCAGAGCCCCACGCAATCGTTCGAGCTGCGTGGCGTCGATTTTGGACGGGCATGCCGTTCCCCTGCCGCGACTGATTCAGATGTCAACCTTAGCTAAAGTCTGGAGACAGCACGAGAGGACGCCCCGTTTGATCTCGGTGGGATCCAGTTAGAGAACTAGTTCCGCAGTCACCCATAACAGGTCTGCTCTATTGCAATACTGCCAGCCACACAGGAACGATTATTCCGCACGTAGGATGGAACCATCGTCCCATCCGGGATTCCGTTGATGCACGCTCGGGACAATGGTCCCAAGCTACTAAGCAGGTTGCCAGTCGCCCTACTTCATTTTCCGATACCGCTCGATCAACGCGTTCGTCGAGCTATCGTGATCGAGCACGGAGTCAGCATCAACCGCCAGTTCGGGAATGATTGCTTTGGCAAGCACCTTGCCGAGTTCGACGCCCCATTGATCGAAGGCGTCGATGTTCCAGACCACACTTTGCACGTAGACGCTGTGTTCGTAGAGTGCGACGAGTTTGCCCAACATCGCGGGCGACATCCGCTCGGCGACGATGGTGTTTGACGGACGGTTGCCTTCGAATACACGGTGGGGCACCAACCAATCCTGCGTGCCTTCGCTGCGAACTTCGGCATCTGTTTTTCCAAAAGCCAGTGCTTCGCTTTGTGCCAGCACGTTGGCGATCAAGATATCGTGATGGTCCCCGATGGGATTGAGCGATTTCGCGAACGCAATGAAATCGCAGGGAATCAGTCGCGTCCCTTGATGAATCAACTGATAGAACGAATGCTGACCGTTCGTGCCAGGCTCGCCCCAGTAAATCAATCCGGTTTGGTAGTCGACAGGTCGCCCATCGACGGTCGTCGACTTGCCATTGCTCTCCATGGTGAGCTGTTGCAGGTAGGCAGGGAATCGTTTGAGGTATTGCTCGTAAGGCAGCACGGCGGTGGTTTCGACACCGAAGAAATTGGCATACCACACCGAGAGCATGCCCATCAGGACCGGCAAATTCTCCTCCAACGGGGCGTTGCGGAAATGTTCATCCATTTCATGGAATCCCGCGAGCATGTCCCGGAATCCTGCGGGGCCGATCGCCAACATCGTCGACAATCCTATTGCCGACTCCATCGAATAGCGACCGCCAACCCAGTCCCAGAATTCAAACATATTGGCCGTATCGATTCCGAACTCGCTGACCTTCTCGGCATTGGTCGACAGCGCCACAAAGTGCTTGGCCACCGCGGACTCGTCGCCGCCGATGCGGTGCAAGAGCCACTGCCGAGCCGTGTTGGCATTGGTCATCGTTTCGATCGTGGTGAAGGTCTTCGATGCCACGATGAACAGCGTCTCCATCGGGTCGAGATCCGCCACCGCTTCAGCAAAATCGGTTGCATCGACGTTACTGACGAAGCGAAAGTTGAGTTCCCGAGCACTGAAATACTTCAGCGATTCATAGGCCATCACTGGGCCCAAGTCGGAACCGCCGATGCCAATGTTGACGATGTTGCGAATCGGCAGGCCGCTATGGCCGACCCACTCGCCGCCGCGGACGCAATCACAAAAAGCAGCCATCTTGTCGAGCACCGCATGGACATCGGGGATGACATTCTCGCCATCAACCACGACCGACGTTCCCGCCGGCGCCCGCAGGGCGGTGTGCAGTACTGCGCGACCTTCGGTCAAATTGATTTTCTCACCGGAGAACATGGCCTCAATCGCCTCGGGCAACTCACACCCGCGAGCTAAATCGATGAGCAACCCCATCGTTTCGTCCGTGATGCGGTTCTTGGAATAGTCCAGGTACAGCCCCACTGCCTCCAGGGATAGTTTACTGCCACGCTCTGCCTCTTCGGCGAACAAGTCGCGAAGATGCTTGCCTTGGATCGCGTCGTAGTGCTCGGCGAGAGCCCGGTACTGCGGCAGGTTTTTGAGAGTGTCAGTCATGGTTGGCTTTACAGTGGAAGGGTGCAAGAGGAGAGGCGACCGCCAACTTCATTCTGCGCGATTTCGCTACTGCGGACCATCCGCCTGCCCACGTAGAACTTCCGCTGCCGGAGCACGAACAGGTGCCGCCAAAGCAGCTTGGCCAATCACGCGAGCAGGCAGAATTGGCTGCAATTCGAGTTTGCGTGTAACCATCTCCCCCGACGCCGCCAACTGCTCAGCGCGAGCGACCAGTTGGCCTGCTGAGTCACCGTCGACAGGTACGCCTTGGGCGGTCAACTCGCGGACAATTTCGGCTCGCTGGGCAACGAGAGCTTCCTGAGTCGGCGATCGAGAAATTGCCCTTGAAAAAATCTCGTTGGCCTGGATGAGGTCGGTTGTGCGCCCGCCGACCTGATATCGCTGAACCATTGTCTCGCCGATAGCTCGCAACAGCGTCGGGTTATTGCCGGCACGCAAAATGGCATCAGCGAGCGCTGCCTCGGCAACTTGCGAGGGGCCATCTAACGGGGTCCCCGACATCGCCAATCTCCGCAACCATTTGCGGTTCTCGATCTCCGCTAGCCAAACAGCCGCATCCTGTGCGAGCGGATCATTCTGCAGTGCAGTTCGCAAAGTCGATTCGGCCTGGGTGATGCGATGAGTATTGAGCTGCCGGGATGCCTCCGCCATGGCGGCATGCGTCGCCCGGACGGGACTAAATGAGAAGTGCACCAAGACGACAACCAAACCAAGCCACACGAAACCGAGCGCGAAGGAGGGAAGCCAAAACTGCCATTCCTTTACTCTTGGTGATTGCGAATTGTCTCCTGCGATGAATCCCTGCCATGGCACGCTGGTGGCGATTCCCGCCAACCAGAGCAGGACAATGCTCACGCCCGGAATGGTCCAACCGCCTGAGAAGCATAAATGCACCAAGCCGCACGCCGTTGCGGCGGCAGCAATCTCCCGGCATTGGCGCATCGTCAAACCGGTGGCACCCGATGGACTCGCCTGCCACCATATCCCCATCACAATCAGCGCAGCAGGAATCGCATATTGGTGGGCTTCGAAATCCGGCAACGAATCACTAAGAATTCCGTAATACCAAACTGCCAGTAAACCCACGCATGCTCCAATCGCCATCGCCACTGCAATCGCGCCACCGCAGTCTCGCCGCAGCAGAATCGCGTGATGTGCTGATTCTGCTCGCGTTCTGTCAGGCACGACCGATCCACTCTCTCGCTCATTGACCAGTCGCATCGAGCTGCGGTAAGCCGCGTATCCCGCAATCAAACCAGCCGTCAGTAATACAGCCGCCGTCCAACCACCACACGCCAAAGTTTCGATGATGAAATTGTGAGGCTCCGCAATCATTTCATGCCCTTGAACATCACGATACTTCTGGTAGACAAGCTGAAAATTGCCAGGCCCGGTACCGAACCACGGACGATCAACAACCATCTCCAGTGCCGTTCGCCAGTACAGTAAACGCAAGTGGAGTGTTGCGCGAGCGCCCTGGGCAAACTGGCCGAGCCACGTATCGGCGCCGGATTGCCACCATGCCACGACCGCGGCGAAGCCAAGTCCAATCATGCACGTCAGGACGATACGGACCGGTCGCCTCGACCGAATCCAGACTGCCGACATGGTGTACCACGTTCCAATAAACACGACCGACAGCACCCCGCTGCGGCTACCGGTCGCCATGAGTGCGATGATCAACAGGCCGAGCACACCGCTCAGCAACGCCACCAGAACCATTTTCTTGTGCTTCACACCTACAGCATCGTCGCCTGCCCTTTGGCCACCATCCTCGGCAACCTGTGGCATGCTCGTCGTCGACGACCATCGATCGCTTTGAAACCAGCCCAATAGACACACCAGACAGCCACCGCAAAGGGTTGCCATCATCGCCAGCGGACCCGCGAGCGAATTGGCCAGTGCAAAGGTCGCGGTCGGGCCACCGTCTCGCAATCGATTCTCGTAGATCATTCGGGCCGCCGAACCCGCCGGTGCGTAGAGTCCGATCATCTCAAGTGCACCGTCTGGATCCCGAAGATACTCCCGCATCGTCTCTGGTAGTGATACATAGTGTTGGTGCAACGCATGCACAGCCAGCAGCGTCGCCAGTCCCAACATCAATCCAAACACTGCGACGATACGATCGGGTCTCGCCATCAATCGTCGCATCACCACCAGAAAGCCGGCTGCCGCGATCCACCACCAGCCTTCGTTCGTCGCCGCACGCAAGTCACCTCCCACGTCCGGCGATGATGCCGAGAAGACGCCCGCGGTCACCCAGGCAGACAGGAACACCCAGCTGGCTAGCCCGCATGCGCAAACATCTAGCCACCAAGACGATTGGCGAACGTCCAGCACTGGCCTGATCCGCGAAACGATTGCCCCAGCGAACACCCATATCATCCACGAACAGGTCAAGCCCAATGAGCCTCCCTGCTCAACAGCAGTCGAATCGGCGGGATAGTACGTCGTCCAAACCAGTAAGGCTGCAGCGGTTGCCAATGTGACTAGAACAGAGACATCACGCCAACGCATCCGCCCACTGGCGTTATTAAGTCGCTTCAGTTGGGGAGCGGTTGCATCAACTGCCTGCCGAGAGGCGGAGGGCTTCCTGTCAAATTTGCGACTCACGACTTCGATCGCCGACTGCGAGTCGATTCCAGAATTGCGACCAGCGTCAGCATGCAGCCCACGATCCCCAACACCATGATCGCCTGCACCGTGTCAACGTGCGTGAGCAACACCGCGGAGAGCCCGCAAGTCGCGGTGATCAGATGAATCGTCGCCACCGCGGCGGTACGTGACAATCCGAGTTCGACGAGCCTGTGCGACAGATGGCTATGGTCCCCCTGAAACAAACTGCGGCCCTCACGCATGCGGATCCATAACACCGTCATCATGTCATAGAGCGGAACCGCCATCGCGCATAGCGGCGCCAGCACCGCGTGCGGTCGCAGCGAACCGTCGGGTGCTGGTCCGCCCACGAACGTCGCCATCAACATCGAAACGGCGATCAAGAAGCCCACGAAGTAGCTGCCCCCGTCGCCCATAAATATCTTCGCTGGCGGGCGATTGTGAAAAAGGAATCCTACCAGGGCCCCGGCGACAACAGCTAACAACGCTGCCACGAGCAATTGAGGGTGATGGGTATCTGGATCCGGCGTCGTCAACATCACCACCGCCATCGCGCCCGCAATGATCGCTGCGATACCGCCTGAGAGCGCATCCATATTGTCGAGCATGTTGAATGAATTGATCACGGCAACAATCCACAATACCGACAGTGACTTCGTCAGCCAGCCTGCCTGGAAGTACGCGGTCAATTCAATTCCCAGTCCATGGACGACTGCGGCGGCAATCCCAAATTGCACGCCCAATCGAACGATCACGGACAATCCCCGGCGATCGTCCCACAAGCCCAATACCAGCAATACCGTACCTGCGGCTAGCAACCACAGCACGTCGCCAGCACGTGACCACACCCCCTCCGCATGCGTGGTCGCGGCAGTCCAAAGTGCCTCAATCTGCAAATCCGCCATCCGTCGCTGCCAATCGGGATCCCCGGCAGCGTCCTGCAGCCACCAGGCGGCCAGGAGTGCCAGACCGACCGTACCGGCAACCCCCAGATAAATTCCTATCCCGCCGCCCAAGGGAGTCGGCACGGTGTGGCTGCTATGCCCGCCCGGCCGATCGAGCAACCCCAGTCCTTGCGCAAATCGCCGCACCGGAAAGAGCACCAATCCACTGATCACTCCCGCGATTCCAGCAGCCGCCAATACGAGCACGACGGTAGCGGACATGGCGAACAAGGGGTCAGAGGGAGCAGGAAAGAGAAGAAGGTGAGCTGGCACAGACGCGTTAGGCGTCATCCCGCAGAATGTGTGATTTTGCACTGTACCGCGGATGGCGTCCACCTCCCCCGACAAGCTCAGCTCATGCCAACCCGAGCTGTCAATGAGTGAACCGGGAGCGCCTCAAATACTCGCTAAAGGGCACGTTCATGAAAAATATCTCGCTGGGAAGCCGCTGATTAAATTTACTCTCTCACTGAGAATAATTGGTGTACGAAGTCCGTTACAGCACATTTATGCATGACGATGCCTCCTTTGCAACGGCTTCGGAGCCCTGCTGGTTCGTAGAGACCGGCTCGATCTCGCAGCGTTTCCAACACTTTTTTGGCAATTTTTTGGACTGGGATATCACAACTATCACTCTGCATATAACCAATTGCCGATGTATCGCGACGGTAGCAACGACCCCAGCACCAACTGGCCACCCGGGTACTCCGACAACAGTAACATTTACAACCTCAGTCCGCTGGTCGGAATTCTGCCGTTTATCGAACAGCAGGCCCTGTAGCAACAAATTTCCAATCCCAGTATTCAAAATGCGGATGGTTCGACACGCGCAGCAGCCGATCCATGGCCCGCGATGGGACCGACCGTCGACGGGAACGATCGCTATATTCCATGGACCACCGAAGTGAAGACGTACCGTTGCCCGAGCGATCCCGGTCGGGGTGCCCCAGCCTATGGGCGGACGAACTATGCCGTGTGCCTGGGTGATAGCTACGCTCAACCCAATGGATCGTGGGTGTGGTGGGACAACACGCAACGCGTCGGCCAAGTATGGGCGGGTAAAAAGCAAATCGCGGACTCTGCGAAGAAGGCTGGCGAGATTAACCCACCTCCCAAATAGTTCGCGACTCGAAACCGCCCAGTGATGCTCCCGCTAGCTGCCGTCGCCAGAAGGTGACATGGACATCCAGAAGTTCGCAGAATATGTCGAGCCGAGCCCGCTTAGGATCGCGGCGTCGGCAGGGGAGTCCATGGCGTCGCCGGCAGTCATCGGGTAGCCAATCGGCCTGTGTTTCTGCTGCGATTTCTGCTAACTACAGTGGGACGTCACTCCCGCCCCGACTACTACCTCGATCCGACTGTGGAAACATCGCTCCACCACCAGCTGAAATCCCATTATTCGACCTCACCCGATCAGATCGAGGTGACGATCGGGGCATATCGAATCGATGTGGTCCGAGGTGAGGAGCTGATCGAAATCCAGTGCGCCTCGTTGTCAGCGATCCGACGTAAAACACTCGACTTGCTGCAACGACACGACGTCCGAATCGTCAAACCATCGATTCATCGCACACGCATCTGTCGTCGCAATTGCCGAGGTGGCGACACCGTCTCACGCCGCTTGAGCCCGCGCCGAGGTCATCCTCACGAGATCTTTGAAGAACTGATCTATTTACGCGACGTGTTTCCACATCCCCGTCTGACGCTGGAAATACCTATCGTCGATGTCGATCAACATCGCTGGGTTCGCAAAGTCAAAGGGCGTCGACGCCGTGACCCGGGCTACGTGATCGAAGACACCGAACTGACCCAAGTACACGCTGCGATTGAGCTCCGTGAAGCAGCCGATTTGTGGCGACTGCTCCCGCCCGCAGTCGCCTCCCAAGGCATCCCGCTCGACGAACTTGCGCAGGCTGAATTCAACACCCAGGATCTCGCCTGCTCCATCGGTTGCCCACGCTGGATCGCTCAGCGAATCGCTTATGTGATGCGGCACGCCGGAGCGATCGAGTCCACCTCCCGCGACAAATCCGGCGTTCGCTACCGCGCCGCTTAATTGGTTAGCGGGACTGCCGAGCAATTCACCAATTCACACCGATTCGACAGTCCTGACAATCGTCTCGCTCGTCGGGATGATCCTGACGGCAACGAGCGCTGTACTGGCAGCGAAAATCCTCTACACGGTAGACGATTTCCAGTCCAAGCGGACGAATGATGAAACACCGCATCCTGTAGCGTCCTCCCGGTTTTGAAGCATGCGTATGATTCTCCAGCCCTAAAGACAGCTAACTGCATCAATTGGGCGTGATCAAGCTGGCAGGCAGCAATGCGGTTGGTCCGTACGCTACTTCTGTCGTAGCCTGGCAGCGACGGGGCGATGATCCGATGCATGCGGTTCATCGATCACATTAACGTTGTCGAAGCCCCATCGAGATCGCGGTGCGGCAAAAATGAAATCGATTTCAATGGAAGGTTCCGTAGACGAAAATGTCAAATGATCATCCACAGGTTTATGAGCTTCTAACGCTCGCTC of the Allorhodopirellula heiligendammensis genome contains:
- the pgi gene encoding glucose-6-phosphate isomerase, with the protein product MTDTLKNLPQYRALAEHYDAIQGKHLRDLFAEEAERGSKLSLEAVGLYLDYSKNRITDETMGLLIDLARGCELPEAIEAMFSGEKINLTEGRAVLHTALRAPAGTSVVVDGENVIPDVHAVLDKMAAFCDCVRGGEWVGHSGLPIRNIVNIGIGGSDLGPVMAYESLKYFSARELNFRFVSNVDATDFAEAVADLDPMETLFIVASKTFTTIETMTNANTARQWLLHRIGGDESAVAKHFVALSTNAEKVSEFGIDTANMFEFWDWVGGRYSMESAIGLSTMLAIGPAGFRDMLAGFHEMDEHFRNAPLEENLPVLMGMLSVWYANFFGVETTAVLPYEQYLKRFPAYLQQLTMESNGKSTTVDGRPVDYQTGLIYWGEPGTNGQHSFYQLIHQGTRLIPCDFIAFAKSLNPIGDHHDILIANVLAQSEALAFGKTDAEVRSEGTQDWLVPHRVFEGNRPSNTIVAERMSPAMLGKLVALYEHSVYVQSVVWNIDAFDQWGVELGKVLAKAIIPELAVDADSVLDHDSSTNALIERYRKMK
- a CDS encoding O-antigen ligase family protein; translation: MSRKFDRKPSASRQAVDATAPQLKRLNNASGRMRWRDVSVLVTLATAAALLVWTTYYPADSTAVEQGGSLGLTCSWMIWVFAGAIVSRIRPVLDVRQSSWWLDVCACGLASWVFLSAWVTAGVFSASSPDVGGDLRAATNEGWWWIAAAGFLVVMRRLMARPDRIVAVFGLMLGLATLLAVHALHQHYVSLPETMREYLRDPDGALEMIGLYAPAGSAARMIYENRLRDGGPTATFALANSLAGPLAMMATLCGGCLVCLLGWFQSDRWSSTTSMPQVAEDGGQRAGDDAVGVKHKKMVLVALLSGVLGLLIIALMATGSRSGVLSVVFIGTWYTMSAVWIRSRRPVRIVLTCMIGLGFAAVVAWWQSGADTWLGQFAQGARATLHLRLLYWRTALEMVVDRPWFGTGPGNFQLVYQKYRDVQGHEMIAEPHNFIIETLACGGWTAAVLLTAGLIAGYAAYRSSMRLVNERESGSVVPDRTRAESAHHAILLRRDCGGAIAVAMAIGACVGLLAVWYYGILSDSLPDFEAHQYAIPAALIVMGIWWQASPSGATGLTMRQCREIAAAATACGLVHLCFSGGWTIPGVSIVLLWLAGIATSVPWQGFIAGDNSQSPRVKEWQFWLPSFALGFVWLGLVVVLVHFSFSPVRATHAAMAEASRQLNTHRITQAESTLRTALQNDPLAQDAAVWLAEIENRKWLRRLAMSGTPLDGPSQVAEAALADAILRAGNNPTLLRAIGETMVQRYQVGGRTTDLIQANEIFSRAISRSPTQEALVAQRAEIVRELTAQGVPVDGDSAGQLVARAEQLAASGEMVTRKLELQPILPARVIGQAALAAPVRAPAAEVLRGQADGPQ
- a CDS encoding MraY family glycosyltransferase, which translates into the protein MSATVVLVLAAAGIAGVISGLVLFPVRRFAQGLGLLDRPGGHSSHTVPTPLGGGIGIYLGVAGTVGLALLAAWWLQDAAGDPDWQRRMADLQIEALWTAATTHAEGVWSRAGDVLWLLAAGTVLLVLGLWDDRRGLSVIVRLGVQFGIAAAVVHGLGIELTAYFQAGWLTKSLSVLWIVAVINSFNMLDNMDALSGGIAAIIAGAMAVVMLTTPDPDTHHPQLLVAALLAVVAGALVGFLFHNRPPAKIFMGDGGSYFVGFLIAVSMLMATFVGGPAPDGSLRPHAVLAPLCAMAVPLYDMMTVLWIRMREGRSLFQGDHSHLSHRLVELGLSRTAAVATIHLITATCGLSAVLLTHVDTVQAIMVLGIVGCMLTLVAILESTRSRRSKS
- a CDS encoding DUF1559 family PulG-like putative transporter; translation: MGYHNYHSAYNQLPMYRDGSNDPSTNWPPGYSDNSNIYNLSPLVGILPFIEQQAL